GCCGCTCATCGTGGGTGGTGCCGAGCTCGCCGAGTTCCGCGAGCGATTCGGCCGCGCTCTGGCCGCCCTCTAACCCCCACCCCGAAGGACCACCATGACCAGGCACTTCCTCCGCGATGACGACCTCAGCCCGGCCGAACAGGTCGAGGTGCTCGACTTGGCCGCCAAGCTGAAGCGCGACCGTTTCTCCGCCCGGCCGCTCGCCGGTCCGCAGACCGTCGCTGTGATGTTCGACAAGACCTCGACCCGCACGCGCCTCTCGTTCGCGACCGGCATCGCCGACCTCGGCGGCAACCCGCTCATCATCCAGGCGGGGGAGAGCCAGGTTGGCGCGAAGGAGTCGCTTGCCGACACCGCGCGCGTGATGGAGCGGATGCTCGCCGCCATCGTGTGGCGCACTTTCGCGCACTCGGGGCTCGAAGAGCTCGTCGACGGCACGCGCATACCCGTGGTCAACGCGCTCTCCGACGATGTCCACCCCTGCCAGACCCTCGCCGACTTGCAGACGGTCCGCGAGCGCAAAGGGCGCACCGCCGGGCTCACGATGAGCTTCTTCGGCGACGGCGCGAGCAATATGGCGCACTCTTCCCTTCTCGGCGGGGTGACAGCGGGCATGCGTGTCCGCATCGCCGCGCCGGCCGGGTACACGCCGGACCCCCGGTTCGTCGCGGACGCCGAGGCGATCGCGGCCCGCACCGGCGGCTCGGTGCTCGTGACCGCCGACCCCGGGGAAGCGGCGGCGGGCGCCGATGTGATCGTCACCGACACCTGGGTGTCGATGGGCAAAGAGGACGAGAAAGCGGAGCGGATCGCCGTGTTCGGCGACTACGCGGTGAACGCCGGGACCCTGAGGCTCGCGGACCCTGCGGCGATCTTCCTGCACTGCCTGCCTGCCTACCGGGGCCTGGAAGTCAGCGCCTATGTCATCGACGGCCCCCAGTCCGTCGTCTGGGACGAGGCCGAGAACCGGCTGCACGCGCAGAAGGCCCTGCTGACGTGGTTGCTGGCCAAGAACCGGGAGGATGCGGTATGAGCGCACACAGTGAAGGCGGACACGCGGGGGCTGTGCATGGCGGGGTTGGGCACACCGACGAGGGCAAGCTCTGGGGCGCCCGGTTCGCCGGTGGCCCCTCGCCCGAGCTCGCGGCGCTGAGCGCATCTACGCACTTCGACTGGGCGCTCGCCGCCTACGACCTCGCCGGCTCCCGCGCGCACGCGGCCGCCCTGGCCGCGTGCGGCTACCTCACGGACGATGAGCTGGCCGGGATGCTCGCGGCGCTCGACCGCCTCGACGAGGACGTCGCCTCCGGCGCGTTCGCCGCAGCCGAGACCGATGAGGATGTTCACGGCGCTCTCGAGCGCGGCCTCATCGAGCGCGCCGGTGCCGACCTCGGCGGTAAGCTGCGCGCCGGTCGGAGCCGCAACGACCAGATCGCCACGCTCGTCCGGCTTTACCTTCGCGACCACGCGGGTGTCATAGCCGAGCGGCTGATCGCGCTCGTGGATGCGATCGCGGCCCAGGCGGAGGCGCATCCCACCACCATCCTGCCCGGTCGCACCCACCTGCAGCACGCGCAACCGGTGCTACTCGCCCACCACCTGCTCGCCCACTGCTGGCCGCTGGTCCGCGACTTGGAGCGTCTGGCCGACTGGGACAAGCGCGCGAACGTCTCGCCCTACGGCGGCGGTGCGCTCGCCGGCTCGACGCTCGGCCTCGACCCGCTGCTCGTCGCGCGCGAGCTGGGGTTCGCGGCCAGCTCCGAGAACTCCATCGACGGCACAGCGGCACGGGATGTCGTGGCCGAGTTCGTGTTCATCGCCGCGCAGATCGGTGTCGACCTCTCCCGCTTCGCCGAAGAGATCATCCTGTGGAACACCCGCGAGTTCGGGTTCGTCACCCTCGACGACTCCTACTCGACCGGTTCCTCGATCATGCCGCAGAAGAAGAATCCCGACATCGCCGAACTCGCGCGGGGCAAATCCGGGCGTCTGATCGGCAACCTGACCGGACTGCTCACCACGCTGAAGGGTCTCCCGCTGGCGTACAACCGCGACCTCCAGGAGGACAAAGAGCCGGTCTTCGACTCGGTGCAGACCCTCGAGGTCGTGCTTCCGGCCTTCGCCGGGATGGTCGCGACCTTGCGCTTCCACACCGACCGGATG
Above is a genomic segment from Leifsonia xyli subsp. xyli str. CTCB07 containing:
- the argF gene encoding ornithine carbamoyltransferase; amino-acid sequence: MTRHFLRDDDLSPAEQVEVLDLAAKLKRDRFSARPLAGPQTVAVMFDKTSTRTRLSFATGIADLGGNPLIIQAGESQVGAKESLADTARVMERMLAAIVWRTFAHSGLEELVDGTRIPVVNALSDDVHPCQTLADLQTVRERKGRTAGLTMSFFGDGASNMAHSSLLGGVTAGMRVRIAAPAGYTPDPRFVADAEAIAARTGGSVLVTADPGEAAAGADVIVTDTWVSMGKEDEKAERIAVFGDYAVNAGTLRLADPAAIFLHCLPAYRGLEVSAYVIDGPQSVVWDEAENRLHAQKALLTWLLAKNREDAV
- the argH gene encoding argininosuccinate lyase, translating into MSAHSEGGHAGAVHGGVGHTDEGKLWGARFAGGPSPELAALSASTHFDWALAAYDLAGSRAHAAALAACGYLTDDELAGMLAALDRLDEDVASGAFAAAETDEDVHGALERGLIERAGADLGGKLRAGRSRNDQIATLVRLYLRDHAGVIAERLIALVDAIAAQAEAHPTTILPGRTHLQHAQPVLLAHHLLAHCWPLVRDLERLADWDKRANVSPYGGGALAGSTLGLDPLLVARELGFAASSENSIDGTAARDVVAEFVFIAAQIGVDLSRFAEEIILWNTREFGFVTLDDSYSTGSSIMPQKKNPDIAELARGKSGRLIGNLTGLLTTLKGLPLAYNRDLQEDKEPVFDSVQTLEVVLPAFAGMVATLRFHTDRMAELAPQGFSLATDVAEWLVKRHVPFRVAHELTGSLVRFAEENGLELHEVSDGQFAAISPLLTPDVRTVLTVEGSVASRAGAGGTAPERVAEQLAALTGRVRSLAARREL